The genomic interval CGCGAGGTCAACGGCTCGGCCGTCCTCAGACGGTTTCACGAGCGTCTCGACCCGAAGGACCTCTCGGGGCGCGTCGTCGCCGTCCCCGTCGCCAACCCGCTCACGTTCGACCGGGTCTCCTACACCACGCCCGAGCGCCTCGACTCGGTCAACCCGAACATGAACCGCGTCTGGCCGGGCGACGCCGAGGGGACGCTCCACGAACGGATGGCCGCGACGCTCTGGACGTACGCGAACGACGCCGACGCCATCGTGGACCTGCACACCGGCGCTCCGGAGATGCTCACCCACGTCGTCTTCGAGGAGGGGGTCGACCGGTCGCGCGAACTCGCCGAGGCGTTCGGAACCGACCTCCTGCTCGGCGAACCGGCCGACGACGAGGAGGAGACGGAGTGGACCGAACGGAGCTTCGACGGCAAGTTCCGCGTCGCAGCGGGGGACGCCGACATCCCGGCCATCACGCCCGAACTCGCCCACAACAAGGAGCTCGTCGAACCGGCCATCGAGACGGGCGTCGAGGGCCTGTTCGACGTCTGCCGCACTCTTGGCCTGCTCGACGGTGCGCCGACACCGACCGACCAGACGCTCGCGCGCAACCACCTCGGCAGCGTCACCGCCGACGACTCGGGCCTGTTCCGCCCGCACCCCGACCGCGACGTCGGTGAAGAGGTCGAGGTGGGTGACCCGCTCGGGACCGTCTACGACCCGTCGAGCTACGAGGTGCTCCAGGAGGCGAGTGTAGCGGACGACGGTATCCTCTACGCGCTGACCCGCGAGGCGACGGTGACGGCGGGGCAGTCGCTGGGCAACGTCGCGCTGGTGCAGGAGGAGTGAAATCGGCAGGCGGTCGGTCGCGTCCGTCTATCGGGTGCCGACTCAGAACGCCCGAAGCGCGTCGAGTCGCTCTGCCGCCTCGCCCGAGTCGATGACCTCGCGTGCCGTCGCCAGGCCCTCGTCCAGGTCCTCGCAGTCGCCGCGGGCGAAGATGCGGAACGCGCCGTTGAGGGCGACGGCGTCGGCGAACTGGTCGTCGCGCTCGCCGGTCAGTACCTCCTCGGTGATGCGCGCGGAGTCGAGGGCCACGTCCTCGACGCCCAGGTCGTCGCTGTCGAAGTCCATGCCGTACTCGGGCGTCTCGATGGTGAAGTCGTCCATCTCGCCGTCCTCCCCCACGGCGACGGTCGTAGACCCCGGACGGATGTCGTCGTAGCCCTCCATGCCCTGGAACATGACGACGCGCCCGATGTCGTAGCGCTCGCTCGCGTCGAACGTGTCGATGATGCGCTTGGCGTACGGCAGGTGGTAGAAACTGCCGAGGTGGACGTCGGCCCGCGCCGGGTTCGCCAGCGTCTCCATCGTGTTGACGAACGTCCGGACGCCCATCTGGTCGCGCCGGTCGGCGAGGTTCGACACGGCCGGGTTGAAGTTCGGCTGGTAGTAGAAGCCGAAGCCGACGTCGTCGGTCATCGCCGCCGACTGCTCGGGCGCGAGGTCGGTTCGAACGCCCAGCGTGTCGAGGACGTGCTTGTAGGCGTCCTGTTTCTGTGTCGGGACCCGGTCACCGGAGTGGACGACGACGGGCGTCCCGGCGGCCGCGGCGACGAGGCCCGCGCCGACGCCGAGCAGTGCGCTCCGGCCCTTGCCGTCGTAGTTCGCCCCGCAGTCGACCGGGTCGCAGTCGGGGGCGGCGAACGCGACGCTCTCCTCGGCCATCACGTCGATGTACGCCGCCAGTTCCTCGGGCGTGTTGCGCTTCCAGCGGTTCGCCAGCCAGAACGCGCCGAGCGTCGTCGGGTCGGGTTCGCCGGCGAGGATGCGCGCGAACGCCTCGCGGGCCTGTTCGCGGGTCATGTCCTCGGCGGACTTGTGGCCCGTCCCGACCACCTCGGTCATCAGCCGTTTCAGCGGCCACTCGCCGAACTCGGGGGTCGCTGTCGCCATGCGTGACCGTCCGAACTCGACCGTCGAAAGCGTTGCCGTTCCCGCGGACGAGTGCCATCGCGCTCGGTTCGCGTCGAGCGGGTGGGTCGTGCCGTCCGATGGCGCGAGCGCCACGCCACGGGAAGCTATTTCGCAGACGACAGGTAAGCTCCTCACGTCATGAACGTCGGACTCGTCGCCAGCGTGCTCTGGTTCCTCGTCGCGGTCGGCCTCGCCGTGTCCTCCGCACTGACGGGTGAACCCTCGCAGGCAGCCCTCTGGGGCGTCGTCTCGGTCATCGCCCTCGTGTTCGTCTCGAAGATGCGCGAGGAGTTCGGCCCCGTCCAGGTGTGACGCTCTCGAACCGGGTCGTACCGCCGAGGTCACAACGGTGATGCACCCGGGCCGTGTGGGGCCGGTATGGAGCTTCAGCCACTCGTCCCGGACACCGCGGCCTTCGAGGAGGCCGCCGAGTGCTACCGGCGCATCTGGGGCCGCGACGGGCGAGTGGCGTTCCGCAAGCACGCCGAGTTCCCCGGCTACCGGGGGTTCGTCGCCGTCGAGGAGGGGTCGGTCGTGGGCTACGCCTACGGCTACACGACGATGCCGGGTCAGTACTACCACGAGGCGCTCCGCGCCGTCCTCCCGCAGGCGACGTACGGGCAGTGGCTCGCGGACTGCTTCGAACTCGTCGAACTCGGCGTCGTCCCGGAGGCACGCGGGCGCGGACTCGGCGCTCGACTCCACGACGTCCTGCTGGGCGGCCTCCCACACACGACGAGCGTCCTCACCACTGGGGTCGACAACGAACCGGCGCGCAGCCTCTACGAGGACCGCGGCTGGGAGGCGCTGTTCGAACCGTTCGACCCGGAGGGCGGCGAACCGATGGTCGTCTACGGCCTCGCCCGCTCGCCACGCGCTGGCGGGCCTGTCGAGGAGGGCGAGCCTCGTTCGCGGACGGACGCACCCTGAGCACCGGTTCTCTCGCGCCGTTCGGTGGGCGTCGCTGCTCCCGATGTCACCTGACCATCCTGTCGAGCTGTTCGGTGAGCAGGTTGCTCACCTGCTGTGGGTTCGACACCGCCCGGAACGTTATCTCGGTCCCGCCGCTCCCGGCGGTGTCGACGTGGACGTCGCCGAAGGACAGCATGCGTTCGAGGAACGACTGCTCGAACGACGTGTTCTGGATGCGGTCGAGCCGGAGGCTGGTCACCTGCCGCGAGAACAGTCCCGTCTTGTGGTACACCTCGTTGGTCGTGATGACGTAGCGCGTCGACTGGTGGCGGACGTACGCGTACCCCACGAACAGCATCCCGAGCGGAATCAACAGCCACGCGACCCACCTGAACTCGAAGTCGTTCGGCAGCAGGAAGCCGTACAGCGCCAGACCGACGAGGACGACGACGACTCCGGCGACCAGCGACCCGGTCGCGAGGAGCAGGCTCGGGGTCCCGGACCAGACCACCTGCTCGTCGTCGCCGAGGGTCACCCACTCTGGGACGGACATGCCCACCCGTACGACGTCCCTCCGTATGGCTCTTTCCGGCCCGCTGACCCGTTCGGGGGCGTCGAGACATCGGCACGCTGTCACGCACCCGAGTCCTCCGGCTACGCGGGCCAGTCCGGTTCGACGTCGACCAGTCGGGCGCTCTCGTCCCACAGCCGTCGTCGGAGCGCGTCGTTGCCGACCCGCGAGTCGGGCGGCGTCGGGTCGCGTCCGACCAGGTACGCACCCGACTCGACGGCCAGTTCCGGCGCACCCGCGGCGTAGACGAGGTCCTCGCCCGACTCGGCGACCGACCGCCCCACGCCGAGACGCGACGCGAGTCTCACCGCGAGGCCGAACGCGCCACCGGTCTCGCGGTAGAGCCCGCTCCCCGGCACGAACCCCGGGTGGTACGCCAGCGCCGTCACGTCGCTCGGCAGGCGCGCGGCGAGTTCGGTGCTGAACAGCACGTTGGCGAGTTTCGACCGCGCGTAGGCCCCGAGCGCGTCGTACTCCTCGGCCAGCGTCGGGTCGTCGAGTCGCAACTCGCCGCGGCGGTGGACGCGCGAGGAGGTGACGACGACGCGCGAGGGTGCGGCCGACTCCAGTCGGCCGAGGAGTTCGTGGGTCAGCAGGTACGGCGCGAGGTGGTTGACGAGGAACACCCGCTCGACGGGGCCGCCGGGCGTCTCGACCACCTCGCGGTCGGGCAGCGAGAGGGCCGCGTTCAGCGCCAGCACGTCCACCTCGTCGTAGCGCTCGGTCACCTCGTCGGCCAGCGCCCGGACCGCGTCGAGGCGAGCGAGGTCGGCGCGGACGAAGATGCCGTCGCCGCCTCGGTCGCGCACCTCGGCGAGCGTCTCGACGCCCCGGTCGCGACTCCTCCCGACGAGCACTACCTCCGCGCCGAGGTCGCCGAATCGCTCGGCGGCGGCCCGGCCGATGCCGCTGGTCGCGCCGGTCAGGACGACGACGCTGTCGTCGAGCGTCTTCCACTCCATGCGGAGACCACGGGCGGGGGGACCGAAAGTACTCGCTCGTAGTGGACGGGGTCGTGACCGGGAGACGGACCGAGACCGAAACCCCCACTGTCGCCGGTTCCCTACGACCGACGATGAAGGCTCCCCGTGGGGACTGGTGCGACGGCCTCGACGCGGTGGACGTCGCCCTCGTCGACGGCTACCAGAGCGGGTTCCCGGTCGAACCGCGACCGTTCCGCGCGGTCGGCGCGGACCTCGGCGTCCCGGAGTCGGAGGCGCTCTCGCGCGTCGAGCGACTCCGCGACCGCGGCGTGTTCCGGCGGTTCGGCGCGGTGCTCAACCCGCCGGTCATCGGCAGTTCGACGCTCGCCGCGGTCTGCGCGCCCGACGACCGGTTCGAGGAGGTCGCAGACGTGATAAACGGCTACCGGCAGGTGAACCACAACTACCGCCGGGACCACGAGTGGAACATGTGGTTCGTCGTGACGGCCGCCTCGCGGACGACCCGCGACGCCATCCTCGCCGACATCGAGAAGCGAACCGGGCTCGACGTGCTGGCCCTCCCGATGCTCACGGACTACTACATCGACCTGGAGTTCCCGGTGATGAACGCGGACCGATTCGCCAGGGAATCGCTGGGCGAGACGACGGTGAGCGCGACCCGCATCTCCGAGTCCGCGACCGTCGACCTGAGCGTCCTCGACAGGCGCGTCCTGCTGGAGATACAGGACGGCTTCCCGCTCTCGCTCACGCCGTACGCCGACGTCGCGGCGGCCGTCGACGCGACCACCGGGGACGTCGTCGCGTCCATCGAGCGACTGGTCGCCGACGGCTGTATCAAGCGCATCGGCTGTATCGTCAACCACGTCGTCACCGGGTTCGACGCGAACTGCATGGTCGTCTGGGACGTGCCCGACGACGAACTCGACGCCCGCGGCGAACGCGCCGGGAGTCTCCCGTACGTCACGCTCTGTTACCACCGGCCGCGCCGACCGGAGCAGGGCTGGGAGTACAACCTGTTCACGATGATCCACGGCCGCGAGCAGGCCGCCGTCGACGAGAAGATAGACGAACTCGCCGTCGAGCACCTGCCGTACGACCACGAGCGACTCTACTCGACCGCGACGCTCAAACAGACCGGCGCGCAGTACGAGGAACTGGTCGGCGAGGAGTGAGGACCGTCACGGGCCGCGGTTCGGGGGTCGGCGCCGTCACTTGCTGGAGATGACGAGCATCGGCCCGACGAACACGAGGGCGATGCCGACGAATCGCCAGATGAACGCGTTGCCCATCATCGAGAGCGGCGTGAGGATGAACAGGAGACCGAACGCGATGATGTGCAGTCCGGTGACGACCTTGCTCTTCAGCGGGAGCGTCCCCAGGAGCCCCACGGCGAACAGTGCGAGGAAGACCTGCCCCATGTGGTACTGCTGCAGGAATGAGTCGACGACCTGGAGCGGGAGCGCGTACATCGTTACTACTCCATCGTACCAGTTCGACTTTCAAGCTTCCGTCTCTGCTCCGATGTCGAGCGGTCTGAGCACGACGTACCAGAGCGCGATGACCGCCGACCCGAATCCGACGGTCCAGACCAGCACGCCGAGGCCCGGCGCGCCCGCCTGCGTCAGCAGGTTGTCGACGAGACCGGGCACGATCACGCCCAGCGCGACGATGGCGATACCGGCCTTCGCGCGCTCCGAGAGCATCTCACCCTCGTCCTCGTCGGTGGCGGGGTCAGTCTCCGCGTCGGTGGTGGACTCCCGGTCCGCGGCGTCCACCTGGTCGGTGCTCCCGGCGGCGTCGGCCGACGTCTCCCCGCCGGCCGTCTGCCCCCTGTCGGCCGTCGAACTCGCGTCGTTTCCTTCGGCCATGGCCGCGCTACGGTCCCGGTGGTCCTGAACCCCACGGTCCTCCTCGGGGGACTCGCCGGCGGGCCGCCCACGAACCGACTCACCTTTCCGGCGGCGACGCGGCGTTCGACCGTGAACGTCGGACTCGTCGCCGCCCTCGCCGCCGCCCTCCTCTACGGCTGCTATCTCGCCGGCTACAAGCAGTTCTTCGGCGACTACCCGGCGATGGCGTACCTCTCGGTCGTCTACGCCGCGGCCGCCGGCTGGTACCTCCCGGTCACGGTGCCACACTTCACGAAGCTGGCGAGCCTGGCGCTCGGCTCGCTGGGCGCGCTCCTCGGTATCGCGGCGCTGACGGGCGTCGCCATCGCAGCGCTGTTCGAGGCGATTCGGTGGGGCGACGTGTCGTACGTCGCTCCGCTGAACAAGCTCGTTCCGCTGTTCGTGCTGCCGCTGGAGTTCTGGTTCTTCGAGGCGGGCCTGTCGGCGCTCCAGGTGGGCGGCGTCGTCCTCGCGACCGCGGGTGTCTACGCCGCGAACTACGAGTCGGGGAACCTCCTCGACCCGTTCCGCCGGGCGCTGTCCTACCGGCCCGCACAGCTCGCGCTCGTCAGCGCGGCGCTGTTCGGGGTCGCCGACACCGGGAAGCGACTGCTGCTCCAGGACCTCGCGCTCCCGGCCCCGCTCGTCGTCTGGACGACCCTCGTCGCCGTGACCGTCGTGGTCGCGCCGCTCGGAGTCCGCCAGCGGAGACGGCTCCCGCGGCGCGTCCTCCCGTTCCTGCTCGGCGTCGGCGCGTTCATCGCGTTCGGGAACCACCTCATCGCCATCAGCTTCGCCGAACTGCACGCGAGCGTCGCCTCGGCCATCATCAACGCACAGGCGGTCGTCGCCGTCCTCCTCGGCGGTGCCGTTCTGAACGAGGGGGCGTTCGGTCAGCGACTCGGCGCGGGCGTGCTCACGGTCTGCGGCGTCGCGTTCGTCGCGCTGGGGTAGCGGGACGCCTACCGGTCGTCGCCGTCCTCGGCGATGTGCTGTGCGACTACCGCCATGTAGTCCACGTAGGGGTTCCTGGTGGGCGCGCCGCCGGACTCGACGCGGTGACGGTCGAGGTCCGCCCACACCGTCGCCAGCACGAACGCCGCTTTCGCCCGGTAGAACCGCTCGTGTTCGAACGTGATGCCGGTGTTCGCCTCGTAGCGCGCGACCAGGTCCTCGCGACTCGGACTGCCGGGGTCCGCGGTGTACGGCGAGAGACCGCGCTCGTTCATCTGCCGCACGTCTTCGAGCGCCGCCTCGTCCGAACTGTGCGCCTCGATGTCGCCGAGCGGGAGGGCCGAATCCGACTCGTCACGGTAGTCGAGGAGGAAGTAGCCCAGTTCGGTGAACGGGTCGCCGAGCATCGCCGTCTCCCAGTCGAGGACGGCCGTGAGTTCGGGGTCGTCGCCGGCGAACAGGACGTTCCCGGCTCTGTAGTCGCCGTGGACGAGCGTCGTCGTCGGCGGCTCCGGGACGTTCGCCCCGAGCCAGTCGGCGACGTCCCGGAGTCGGTCGTACTCGCGGCCCGTGACTGTCGTCGCCACGTCGAGGCGCTCGACCGCTCGGGAGATCTGGTCCTGCGGTGTCAGCCGTTCGCAGACGTCGTCGAACGGGTCGGTGTCGAGCGAGTGAATCGTCGCGAGGGTGTCGACGAGTTGCTCGCCGATGCGTCGTCGCGCCGAGGGGGTACGATACCGTTCGGGCAGGTCGGTCCCGCGCGGGAAGGGCACTCCCTCGGCGTACGTCGTCACGACGAACGCCCCTCCCAGCACCGGCTCGTCGTCGCAGAACGCGACCGGCGAGGGAGTGGGGACGGCGGTCCCGTCGAGTCGTTCCAGCACCGCGTACTCCTGCTCGATAGCGACGAACAGGCCAGACTCCCGGAGCTTGTTCGGTCGGCGGACCACGTACGCCCGCGGGTCGTCGGCCGTCGCCACGGCGACGACCAGGTTGAGACCGTCGCTCAGCGTCTCGGTGCCGGCCACGTCGACCCCGAGTTCCGTCGCGAGGTACGATTCGAGGGCGGAGGTGTCGAGAGCGGTGGTCTCGGGACCGGTCATGCCCGAACGACCGTGCCGCGCCTGAAAAGCGAGGTGGGTGGGGTGTGAGAGTGACTCACGCCCCCTCCGCGTCTGCCTCGGGGGTCGCCCTCGTCTCGACACCATCCAGCACCGTCCCGAGCAGGTCCACCGCGCCGTCGGTGTGGAGCGGGCTGTTCCCCGAGCCGCACTGCGAGTCCATCACGCATCCCGGACAGCCGTCGGTCCCCTCACAGCCACACGTGTCGACGACGGTTCGCGTGTTGGCGGCGACGCGCTCGAACCGGTCGTAGAGCTTCCTGGAGAACCCGAGGCCGCCCTCGACGCCGTCGTAGACGAAGATGCCCGGCGAGTCGAGTTCGGGATGGCCGAGCACCGACAGTCCCCCGAGGTTCGACTTGTCGAGCGTGCACTCCAGCGGTGCGAGCTTTATCATCCCGTGCTCGGCGGCGTGCTGCGCGCCCTGGAACGCCACGTCCGGGGCGTCGACCCCGTAGCGCTGGCCGAGGCGGGCGCGCTCCGATTCGGGTACCGCCAGCCAGAGCGCCTGCGTCCGCATCGACAGCGGCGCGAGACCGGTCGGCTGTGGCGCGCCGAGGCTCTCGCCCGTCGCGATGGACTTGCGGGAGTAGGTGTCGTAGTGGACCGTCACGTCCGCGGTGCCCCAGTGGAGCGTGTAGTCGCCGAACGCCCGCGAGCGCTCAGACTCCAGGTTCCCGATGCGCGTGGCGTGGTTCGTCTGCGTGTAGTAGTCCACGTCGACCGGTTCGAGGTCGATGCGTGGCTGGTGGCCCTCCTCCTCGAAGCCGACCACCTCGAACTGCTGGCCGCGGTGGAGCGCCACCGCGCCGGGGTGGTACTCGCGGTACGCTCGCGCTCTCCCGACCGGTTCCAGTTCGGCGTCCACGTCGTCCGGCGTCCGAACGACGAACTCGTCGCCGCCGCTGGCGTACATCGACACCTGGCTCTGCGGGCGGTCCCGCCGGTCGTAGACGACGCCGGTGTCGAGGGTTCCCGTCAGGTAGCCAGCCTTCGTCCACATCTCGACGGCCGGTTCCAGACGCTCGCCGAACCAGCGCTCGTCGTCGTGCGTCAGGGGCAACTCGTGGGCCGCACAGAGCAGGTGCCGCGAGAAGACGGCGTTGTTCGAGCGGTCCACGACGGCGTCCTCTATCACGTCGTCGTCGAAGAGGTACGCCGGGTTGGCGAACACGTAGTTGTCGATGGCGTCCGCGCGGCCGACGAGGACCGAGAGCGCGTCGCCCGTCCCGCGTCCCGACCGCCCGAGTTGCTGCCAGAACGACTGTCGACTCCCCGGATAGCCGTTGAGCAGCGTCGCGTCGATACCCCCCACGTCGATGCCGAGTTCGAGCGCCGACGTGGTGACGACGCCGTCGAGCGACCCGTCCTTCAGGCCCGCCTCGGTCGCTCTGCGGTCGCCTTTCGTGTGGCCCGCGTTGTACGACTCGACACGCAGGCGACCCATGTTGTGGCGCGTCGCGGCCTGCTTCGCCCGCTCGCGGTTCAACTCGGTCATGCGCCGCGACCCGACGAACGCGAGCGTCTGGGTCCCGTTCGTCCCGAGGTGGGCCAGCACCTCGGCGGCCTCCGCGCTCGCGGAGCGCCGCGCCTCGCCCTCGCCGGGCGGCCGCCAGAACGCGATTTCACGACGCCCGCGCGGAGAGCCGTCGTCGTCCACGACGGTCACGTCGGTGTCGACGAG from Halomarina salina carries:
- a CDS encoding succinylglutamate desuccinylase/aspartoacylase family protein; this translates as MHASERLTLARLPSGVAIETTVHTYGTDDGPTLYVQAAQHGREVNGSAVLRRFHERLDPKDLSGRVVAVPVANPLTFDRVSYTTPERLDSVNPNMNRVWPGDAEGTLHERMAATLWTYANDADAIVDLHTGAPEMLTHVVFEEGVDRSRELAEAFGTDLLLGEPADDEEETEWTERSFDGKFRVAAGDADIPAITPELAHNKELVEPAIETGVEGLFDVCRTLGLLDGAPTPTDQTLARNHLGSVTADDSGLFRPHPDRDVGEEVEVGDPLGTVYDPSSYEVLQEASVADDGILYALTREATVTAGQSLGNVALVQEE
- a CDS encoding anthranilate phosphoribosyltransferase; the encoded protein is MATATPEFGEWPLKRLMTEVVGTGHKSAEDMTREQAREAFARILAGEPDPTTLGAFWLANRWKRNTPEELAAYIDVMAEESVAFAAPDCDPVDCGANYDGKGRSALLGVGAGLVAAAAGTPVVVHSGDRVPTQKQDAYKHVLDTLGVRTDLAPEQSAAMTDDVGFGFYYQPNFNPAVSNLADRRDQMGVRTFVNTMETLANPARADVHLGSFYHLPYAKRIIDTFDASERYDIGRVVMFQGMEGYDDIRPGSTTVAVGEDGEMDDFTIETPEYGMDFDSDDLGVEDVALDSARITEEVLTGERDDQFADAVALNGAFRIFARGDCEDLDEGLATAREVIDSGEAAERLDALRAF
- a CDS encoding GNAT family N-acetyltransferase; this encodes MELQPLVPDTAAFEEAAECYRRIWGRDGRVAFRKHAEFPGYRGFVAVEEGSVVGYAYGYTTMPGQYYHEALRAVLPQATYGQWLADCFELVELGVVPEARGRGLGARLHDVLLGGLPHTTSVLTTGVDNEPARSLYEDRGWEALFEPFDPEGGEPMVVYGLARSPRAGGPVEEGEPRSRTDAP
- a CDS encoding PH domain-containing protein translates to MSVPEWVTLGDDEQVVWSGTPSLLLATGSLVAGVVVVLVGLALYGFLLPNDFEFRWVAWLLIPLGMLFVGYAYVRHQSTRYVITTNEVYHKTGLFSRQVTSLRLDRIQNTSFEQSFLERMLSFGDVHVDTAGSGGTEITFRAVSNPQQVSNLLTEQLDRMVR
- a CDS encoding SDR family NAD(P)-dependent oxidoreductase; this encodes MEWKTLDDSVVVLTGATSGIGRAAAERFGDLGAEVVLVGRSRDRGVETLAEVRDRGGDGIFVRADLARLDAVRALADEVTERYDEVDVLALNAALSLPDREVVETPGGPVERVFLVNHLAPYLLTHELLGRLESAAPSRVVVTSSRVHRRGELRLDDPTLAEEYDALGAYARSKLANVLFSTELAARLPSDVTALAYHPGFVPGSGLYRETGGAFGLAVRLASRLGVGRSVAESGEDLVYAAGAPELAVESGAYLVGRDPTPPDSRVGNDALRRRLWDESARLVDVEPDWPA
- the ahbB gene encoding siroheme decarboxylase subunit beta; translated protein: MKAPRGDWCDGLDAVDVALVDGYQSGFPVEPRPFRAVGADLGVPESEALSRVERLRDRGVFRRFGAVLNPPVIGSSTLAAVCAPDDRFEEVADVINGYRQVNHNYRRDHEWNMWFVVTAASRTTRDAILADIEKRTGLDVLALPMLTDYYIDLEFPVMNADRFARESLGETTVSATRISESATVDLSVLDRRVLLEIQDGFPLSLTPYADVAAAVDATTGDVVASIERLVADGCIKRIGCIVNHVVTGFDANCMVVWDVPDDELDARGERAGSLPYVTLCYHRPRRPEQGWEYNLFTMIHGREQAAVDEKIDELAVEHLPYDHERLYSTATLKQTGAQYEELVGEE
- a CDS encoding EamA family transporter, producing MNVGLVAALAAALLYGCYLAGYKQFFGDYPAMAYLSVVYAAAAGWYLPVTVPHFTKLASLALGSLGALLGIAALTGVAIAALFEAIRWGDVSYVAPLNKLVPLFVLPLEFWFFEAGLSALQVGGVVLATAGVYAANYESGNLLDPFRRALSYRPAQLALVSAALFGVADTGKRLLLQDLALPAPLVVWTTLVAVTVVVAPLGVRQRRRLPRRVLPFLLGVGAFIAFGNHLIAISFAELHASVASAIINAQAVVAVLLGGAVLNEGAFGQRLGAGVLTVCGVAFVALG
- a CDS encoding phosphotransferase family protein, encoding MTGPETTALDTSALESYLATELGVDVAGTETLSDGLNLVVAVATADDPRAYVVRRPNKLRESGLFVAIEQEYAVLERLDGTAVPTPSPVAFCDDEPVLGGAFVVTTYAEGVPFPRGTDLPERYRTPSARRRIGEQLVDTLATIHSLDTDPFDDVCERLTPQDQISRAVERLDVATTVTGREYDRLRDVADWLGANVPEPPTTTLVHGDYRAGNVLFAGDDPELTAVLDWETAMLGDPFTELGYFLLDYRDESDSALPLGDIEAHSSDEAALEDVRQMNERGLSPYTADPGSPSREDLVARYEANTGITFEHERFYRAKAAFVLATVWADLDRHRVESGGAPTRNPYVDYMAVVAQHIAEDGDDR
- a CDS encoding DEAD/DEAH box helicase encodes the protein MNADRLRTTFPDYAGQIRDVFVQEARDARTVPASDVLEPGLADAMPHDLYSHQATALDALAQGEDVCVTTSTASGKTLVYALEIARQHLRNPESTALLLCPTKALSRDQQRALTDLYDELGLDVSVRVYDGDTASEAKRDIRRTADVVITNVSGVNAYLPQHSQWARLFGNCATLAVDEAHAYSGVHGMHVAWVLRRLRRVLDHYDADPSLVLTSATIGNPAEHAKNLVDTDVTVVDDDGSPRGRREIAFWRPPGEGEARRSASAEAAEVLAHLGTNGTQTLAFVGSRRMTELNRERAKQAATRHNMGRLRVESYNAGHTKGDRRATEAGLKDGSLDGVVTTSALELGIDVGGIDATLLNGYPGSRQSFWQQLGRSGRGTGDALSVLVGRADAIDNYVFANPAYLFDDDVIEDAVVDRSNNAVFSRHLLCAAHELPLTHDDERWFGERLEPAVEMWTKAGYLTGTLDTGVVYDRRDRPQSQVSMYASGGDEFVVRTPDDVDAELEPVGRARAYREYHPGAVALHRGQQFEVVGFEEEGHQPRIDLEPVDVDYYTQTNHATRIGNLESERSRAFGDYTLHWGTADVTVHYDTYSRKSIATGESLGAPQPTGLAPLSMRTQALWLAVPESERARLGQRYGVDAPDVAFQGAQHAAEHGMIKLAPLECTLDKSNLGGLSVLGHPELDSPGIFVYDGVEGGLGFSRKLYDRFERVAANTRTVVDTCGCEGTDGCPGCVMDSQCGSGNSPLHTDGAVDLLGTVLDGVETRATPEADAEGA